TTAACTCCAGTTCTAGCATCTTTCATTTTAAATATTTGTCCATTTAACTCTCTACAAATATCAGAAGTTCTACTATCTATCTCAGCTAAAAACTCATACTCTTTGATTCCTGCCTCATCATAGGATAACTTAGTACTTTGATTAAGTGCATAGTTTAGTTCTGTTCTAACAAGCCTTTCTGTGTTATATCTATCATTTTCAAATCTTTTCTCAATTCTATCTGATAAATCTTTAACAGATACTCCTTGCATAAATGCTTGAATAATTTCTTGCTTTAAAACTCTTGCAAGAGCTGAACTGTTGTCCCAAATCCTTTCCGAGAAATTAGAGCCACTCCAAGGCTGTTGCATAAGCATTTCAATAGTTTTTTTGGGTAAAACTGTATTTGCTCCATCAAGTCCAAATTCTGTGGTTTGTATTTTAAAAAAATCAGAATAAGTTTTACTAACACCATCTCTGACTACATCATAGTCTTTAATACTTTTCTTAGCAAGTTCCATATCTATCTGAGTGTTAAGGCTTTCTAACCTTGTGATTCTAGATTTAGTTGCTAATGTTTCAAGCTCTATCCTTAACTTTCTAGCAAACTCTGGAGATATTTTTTCAAGTCTTTTTATTTCTTCCTCATATTCTTCAAGTGTCATTCTCCACTCTTTAAACTCTGATGATGTTAGATAAGTTACAGCCTCTATATAAGATAATTCTGTTTTATCCATATAACGAGCTACCAATTCACTAACAGACTTCCTTATTTCTTTTTTAGCTTTTAAATAATGTTCTTCTAAAGCTTTTTTTACTTCGCTGCCTTTAGCATAAACTTTATTCTCATTTTCTATTGCTCTCTTTTCCCAATATTCTTTACTCTTTTGCTTGTTGTTCATTGTTATCAGCTACTTTATTAAAATTATTATAATCAGCATAGATATTATTTTCTTCTGCTTCTGATTTCATCTTTTCCATTTCTATTTTTGCATCTTCAACCTGAGGGAAGAGAGAAATAATAGTTTCATCAGACACTAATCCTTTTAGATTTTTCATTATTTCTGAAATCTCTTTGATATTTCTTGGTAAGTTTCTAGTAAATACTTTTTGAATTTGAGTAGGTTTTATCTTTAGCCCCAGATAATCAATTATAAGTTTTAATCTCTGATTCAAAGCATCTTTAAAATACATTTCTTTTTGAGAGCCTAATTGCTCAAGAGGAAGTAATTTAAACTCTAATGCAACTCCAGAAGTATTTCCACTAAATTTCTCATCTCCCATATCTGGAGTAAAAGAGAATTTATGAATATCATCATTAAGTCTATCTTTTACATTTTGAGAATATGTATCATTAACTTCTTTTATAAGCCACTTAGCATCTCCATCACCATTAACATTTAAAACTTTTGTTTCTTTTACTTCCTTTATATCTTCTGCTGTAGTTCCACCAAGATTTTTTAATACCAAATAGGCATCTGAAAAGTCTGTAAGATCGTCAATAGAAGTCGAAACAGCTGTATCGTAAGCATCTATATAAGTAATTACATTTTCAAAATCTCCCTTTTGATTTTTATTATTACTATACTCAATAATAGGTACAGAACTAAATCCGTGAAGTTTTTTGCTAATTAAATTTCTAGCATTGTTTAGATCCTTAGCACTCCAATTATCTGTTACCTCATATTTATAAACAGCTACTGTTGTATTATCATAAACCTCAAGAGTAACTTCTATTTTATTGGTTTCAATCTTATTAATTCCAAATCTAACAGCTCCTATAATATTTCTATCAATAGTATTATCTTTTATCACAAATACATCTCTAGTATCTAAACATTTAGATTTTAATTCCATTGCATTATCTATATATAAAAGTTCATAAGCTTTACCAAATATAGAGGAGTTTAATGCCAATTCAAAATTTGTTTTTTGTTCCTCTTCTGTTGCTAGATATTCACTTAAAATATCATATCCATTTAATCCATTGTCAGCTTTATAACTGATTGGTTTTCCTAAAAAATAAGCAGTTGCTATTGTTGTGATATAACTTGCATACCCACTAACAACTTTAGCATCTGCTTTATCTTTTGCTCTATTTCTTTTACTTAAAATATTATGTTTTCCGTCGTAATAATCATACAGTTTTTGAAGTTTTATCAGTTCAGTTCCTCTATAATCTTCAAATCTGTTATGAAGTTCTTTTAATTCCACATCACACCCCCCTTATCTGATACCTAAAGAACTTTTATTAAATGTTGTAATTCTATTTCTATTATTCATTTTTTCTGCTACTCCAGTTAAAGCATCTGGTCCATCATCGTGTTTATTTTTTCCTTCTTTTTGATAAGTTAAAATAGCTTTTGCAAATTCAGGGAATCTATCAACCCAATTTTTAGGAAAATATATGTGGTCCATTACCCAAGTGCTGTTCGATAGAATCCTTGCATTTTTATTTGCGGACTGATGAAACCAATCTATTCTAGTTCTATTATTTTGCTTTTCTCTAAGTTCTCTTTCAATAGCCCTTGCAAATCCTCTACCACCATTGTTAGATTCTATATCAGCAATATTTACACTATTTTTTATAAGCATTTCTGCAACTGCTGGTTCAGTAAATTCCATTGGTTCTTTGGTATAAAGAATATCTAAGATATAAGCCTCTTTGTTATATTCCCCATAGCAAATAGAGCATAAATAATCTTCTCCTGTATCTGCTGTATCTGTATAGTTTCTTATACAAGTGAAGAGAGGTTTTCCAGAACTATCAGTTGGAATATTCTCATAAGTTTTTATATTTGTGTATAATCTTCCTTTTAAATCAATAGGCTCTTGTTGATAGTTTGCACTTGCAATCTCTGGTCCCATAGCTCTTATTTTTGAATTATAAGACTTTAAACTCAATATATCATCACAAAGCATTGTCCCATCATCTTGGAGAGCTTTCATAATAATATGCTTTATTTTCTTTCCCTCTTCCTTATAATGTTCCAAAGCCCTTCCAGCAAGATCTCCACTTGCCCACCTTGTCATAATGATAATGTTTTTTCCACCTTCTTCAAGTCTTGATAACATTGTCTGAGTAAACCAATCCCATTGTTTATCAAGCACATTTTCATTAAATGCCTCTTCACTATTTTTTATAAGGTCATCTATTATAAGCAAGCTACAACCAAAACCTGTTGCAGTTCCTCCTGGAGATGTAGCAAGATAGTTATTATATCCACCTTCTAAACTCCAAAGATTCATTGCTCCATCACCGTGTTTTATATGAGTATTAGGAAAAATATCATTATAAACTATCTTATCTTTATCAGCTTTTGTTTCTTGAATAGTATTTCTTACATTCTTAGAAAACATAGTTGATAAGGTTTCATTATATGAACCTGTCATTATCTTTGTATTTATATCTTTGCCAAGTAGCCACTCAACTAATAAGCCTACTGTCCTTGATTTTCCGTGTCTAGGTGGAAGATTTAAAATTAAAACTTCGTCTTCTCCCTCTATAAATTCCTGCAAGTCATTACATAGATTTACTAAAAAAGGTCTATCATATTTATAAAAGTCAGGTGCTTTTAAATGACAATAAAAAAAGAACTCACGTCTTGCAAGTTCCAATTTTGCTTGTTTTATAATTTCTTCTTTACTTATCACCAAAAACCACCTTCTTTAATTCCTCAGTAGTAAATCCAGAGAAAGGATTATCAGTCTTTAACTCTCCCTTAACTTCTACTTTATCTAGGAAAGCTCCATTTGTCTTGGCAATATATTCTGATGCTTTTAGTCTGTCTTGGGTTTTTTGATTTTTATTTCTTAAAACCTCAGTCCAAAATTCTTTCACTTCTTTTATATCAGCAATTCTATTATCTTCTACTTTTTTATTAAGTTCTTCAATATACCCACAAATACCCACACTTTTCATTAATTCGTGGATTCTATTAACTGCATAACTTTCACTATATCCAGCTTTTCTTGCCGATTCAGTAGCATTTCCAGATGCTACATAAAATTCACAGAAAGCCTTTTGTCTAGCATTTAGTTTCACACTACTTCACCTCCTGGATATAAAAAAAGAGACAGTTTTTTCTTCTGTCCCTTTTGTAATAAATTTTCCACATATATTATAGCATATAGCAAGCATAACATACTATAACATAATTACTTTTTTTTATTCATATTTTCTTTATACTCTAAAAAATCATTTTCTAATAAAGATTGTTCTTTTTTATAATTTATTATTTGAAGTTCTAAATTATTAAGTTTATTATCCATTTCTTTTTCGTAACTTTCTATTTTTTCTTTTAATTCTTTATTTTCTTTTTCTAATTTCTTAACAATTATATTGTTTTTCTTTTCATACTTTTCTGTTTTTCCTTTTAAACATAAAGTTCCTCCAAATATAATCATAAAGAAAATAAAAACTAATATTATCTTTTTAAATAGATGCTTTTCTTTTCCTTCCTCAACCTCTATTCTAAAAAAAGACTTTATCATAGATAGAATAGAATAAACACCTACTATCAAAAATACATTAATTCCTGAAAATAATATAATTCTATCAAGAACAAGGTAATCTTTTGAATTTTGAAAAGCAACAAAGTTTATTTGAATAAAAGAAAAAGCCGTAAAAACCAAAGATGTGACCGTTAATATACTTTCTTTCATACTTGCATTTTCTTCTTTAATTGCTCGTGAAGTTTTTTCTATTTCCTGATTAAAAACTTCTGTTTGTAGCTTTAAATTTTCACTCTCTCTTTTTAATTCTTCGTTCTTTTTAGCTATTCTTGTAGCTTCCTCTCTTTGTACCTTATTAATCATTCTTCCTATTAAAATTTGATTATCTAATTTTACTGATAAAATTTTTATATATTTTTCATTTTGATAAAATTTCTCTTTTTCTTCCAAAGAAAGAGAAGCTTCTTCAGTATGTTCTATCAAATTATCTTGTTCTTTATAAACTACTTTTAATCTTTTTCTAAAATCATCCTTTTCTTCATCTGTAAATTGTGCTAACTTATCTTTTTTTATCTCTTCTCTCAATTCGTTTAGTTGTTTATTCACATCAAGTAATTTTGAAAAATACTCTTCTAATTTTTCTGAAAATCTATCTTCTATTTCTAAATCTCTAATTCCAGTTTCAAGTTCTGTAAATCTTAACATCTAATCACCCTAAAAAATAAAACCATTTTTTATGTTAGCTATTTCATTATGACATTGTCTTATCTGCTCTAGAGTTATTAATGTTCCTGGACCAGCTTCCCAACTTCTTTGCCACGAATTATAAGAATGAGTCAAATTCACTAAATCATATGCACTTCTACTTCCTAACCCATTTATTATTATTTCTATAATTCTTACAAGCGGTTCTTCTGCCACTTCTTGTGAATTTTTTAGATTATCATAATTATATTTAAATTCTCTATATGCTTCTGGAACGACTGGACCATATTGCCAAGCTTCTATTTCATCTCTAAAAGCTGGTTGATTTAGATAACGTAATGAAGCAGCTTGAATAAAATATAATAATTTTTGTAAAACTAAATTAGATGTATTTGGATTTAATCTCAATATTAAAGAACATATTCCTCTTAATCTCTCTGTCATTTTTTCCACCAATCCTTTCTGTGTTAGAATTAATTCTACCATTCTTTATAAAAAAAGTCAAAATATATTTTACTATTTTGACTTTTTTCTTTATTATAAAGTTTCAAAATTTTCTAAAGCTTTTTTATGTATTCTATGAATATGCATTACTGAATAATTTAATTTCTTTGAAATCTCTTCCCAAGTTAAATTCATAACATATCTTGCCTGTAATAAATTTTTTTCATTAGAATTTTTCAGTTTTAAAATTTCTAAAATTAAATTAGCTTGAAAAGTTTTTAATTCAAGTAATCTATCTTTTATAAGGTTTTCCACTTCTATAATTTTATCTATTTTTTCAATTATGTTAGTATCATCTTGCAAAGGTCCACCTTCTAATTTATCTTTTGAATATTGAATAGCTTTCACATTATCAAGATTACTTTCAAGTTCTTCTAAAGTCTGTTCCAAACTTTTAATCTCTTGTTTTAATTTATACCCTTGTTTTAAGTATTCTTTTTTATTCAAATTTTACACCTCACAAATATAAATTAAATTCATTTTCTAAAAAGTGTATTAGAACCATAAATGGCATAATAGGAATTAAAATTATTAATAGTAGTAAATCCTTGATCGCACTTTTTCTTAAATTTTTATCTTTCAAAAATCTTATAAATTTCCCAGTATCATAAACAATTACTACAAGATAAACAATAACTATGTAGAAAATATATAAAAGTCCAGCTATTTTTAAAATCATTTAATCCTCCTTCTTCCAGCTAGAATAAGAAATATGAACATTGTAATTATAAGTTCTTCCACAATTTTTACATATCATTTCATTATCTTTGTTTTCTTCAAAGTCTATTTCTTTTTCAGAGTATATAGCCCCACAATAGGGGCATATAAGCTCGTTAGCCTTTATAGTTTTCATCATTTTTCCTCTCTTTCGATTAACCAATCTAAATATTTTCTAGCTTTTTTATAATCTTCCAATCCATTTTTCTTCTCAGCTCTTAAGATATATTTGATGATGTTTCCTAGACAGAACCATTTGAAATATTTTCCAAGTATGACTCTTATAATATCTATAGATTCAATATTTAAACCTGGTAACTTATAATGTTTTGGACTATTTATATTATCAATTTTTTCTTCTGGGGCTTCTTCTTTTTGTGTCTCTTTAGAATTTAATTTTTTACACATCTCCAAAAACTCTTTTGCATTTTTTTTTAAAGTTTCATCTTTACTACAGCCATTCATTCTGTTAGCATATCCTTTTTCTACACAATTATCACGATTTGGAGAATTTATTGAACAAAATGGACATTCAGAACATCTAGGTTCTTCTCCATTAAGTATTTTTTCACAAGATTCTATATGTTGATTCGTTATTTCTATGAAATCTTCTTTTTTCATTATTTATTTTTCATCTCCTTTATAGTTTCTCCAAGTGCCTTAGAGATTTCTTCTCTCTTCTTTTCCTCTTTTCTATACTTCTTTAGTTGTTCTTCAGAAATTTTTACTATCATTTCTTTTTGTTTTAACTCTTCTTTAAGTTGTAAATTTTTATTCTCTAGCTCTTTATTGTCAAGTTTTAATTGTTCTATTAACTTTTTCCAAGATTCTAATAAATTATTTTTCGCATTTACCTGAACTATTAAATTTTCATTTTCAAACTTTAACTCTTTAAGGTCTCTATTTAAGAAAAATACCAGTTCAGACATACTAATCAAGGTTCTTTGGTTTTCTTCCAGCATCATTTATCACCTTCTTCATTTATCCACTTTTGACCTGCTAGAACTATCATTGACTTTTTATTTTGTTCACAGATAAACTCTAATAAATTTTTAGCAATTATTTCTGCTTGCTCTATTGTTATTTCTTGTTCTTCTATTTTCTTTCCAATAACAGCTTTTATTATAGGTTTTTTATTTCTTAGTTCAAAGGTTATCATTATTCCTCCTAAGCCATCATACAAGCATCTTCAATTTCAGAAACAACCATATTTATCAGTTTTTCAGCTCTAGTTAAAGAACCCTTAATCATAGTTCTTAACTTCTTATCATCTTTTTCGCTCCAGAAAGAAAAAATAACATCTATATTCTCTCTAGCATATTTAATTCTTTTTAAAATCTCATTTAAAAATTCAATTTCTTTTTGAATATTCTTTTCTTTTACTAAAATTTCATTAGGTATTTCATTTATTAGCTCACTTAACTTTTTATTAAGAATATCAGTCCTATCATCTTTTAAACGACCAATATATTTTTTTAGTATCTCCATTATGCAAGAATACAACCAATGAGCTGTGTCATCAGCCTTTTTATAATAAATATCAATAAAAGCTGTTTCATAACCTATAAACTCTTTTATAATGTCTAAATCTTTTTTCTCTTTTATTCTTTCAGTTATACAAACATCATCAGTAATTTTTTCAAGAGTTTCAATAACTTTATTCTTTCTTTGAAAATAGATAGTAATCATTTCATAAAGATTATAAAGATTTATGTAATACATAAACTTTTCTTCTACTCTTAATCTAAGATACATTCTGTCTACTATAAATTTCAACCTATCAGTTATTTGATTCATCTTCTTATTAGAAAGAGTTTTTATTCTTTCTTTTAAAGCTGGATGGTTAATCCAGCAATAATAGAAATCATCTACACTATTTTTTAGTTTCTTAGTATTTCTTTCAGATTTAATCTTCCTCATACCATTTCACCTCATAAATAGCAGTTATTATTTTTTCTCTAAGTTCATTGCTTACATTTTCTTCATCAAAAATCTTTGCTATTTTATTCATTAGTTTTGCATTTTCATCAGAAAAATAAGATTCAGCCTCTTCTTTATACTCCTTTTTAAATTTTTCTATCTCTTCAAGGTATTTTTTCTCAAATAAATTATCTGCAGTTTCTGGACAGTTTCTAGGATCATAAGCAGTAAACCAAAACTCTTTACCTTCTTCCTCACTACTATCTCTATATCTTTCACATCTATATTTCAATGGACAAGTCCTATTAGCACAATAACAAATATCATAATTCATTTTTAAACCTCCTTACATCAGACAAGCTTTTAAAATCATATAAGCATCAGCTGCATCATCACTATCAGCCTCAACACCTGTAAACTCAAAGAACTTTTGCATCATAAACTCTTTCTGTTCTTTTCTATGAAGAGGGACACCTTCAAATCTATTTTTCCAAAGGATTGGTGGAATAATTAGATATTCTATTCCCAATCTTTTGATATGATACATAAGCATTCCTCTAACTTCACTAAGTTTTGCTAAAACATCAGAATTTAAACCTAAAAACACATCTTCCAGGATGATATAATCAATCTTACCTTTTTCCAGTATCTCAACAATCT
Above is a genomic segment from Fusobacterium perfoetens containing:
- a CDS encoding phage portal protein yields the protein MELKELHNRFEDYRGTELIKLQKLYDYYDGKHNILSKRNRAKDKADAKVVSGYASYITTIATAYFLGKPISYKADNGLNGYDILSEYLATEEEQKTNFELALNSSIFGKAYELLYIDNAMELKSKCLDTRDVFVIKDNTIDRNIIGAVRFGINKIETNKIEVTLEVYDNTTVAVYKYEVTDNWSAKDLNNARNLISKKLHGFSSVPIIEYSNNKNQKGDFENVITYIDAYDTAVSTSIDDLTDFSDAYLVLKNLGGTTAEDIKEVKETKVLNVNGDGDAKWLIKEVNDTYSQNVKDRLNDDIHKFSFTPDMGDEKFSGNTSGVALEFKLLPLEQLGSQKEMYFKDALNQRLKLIIDYLGLKIKPTQIQKVFTRNLPRNIKEISEIMKNLKGLVSDETIISLFPQVEDAKIEMEKMKSEAEENNIYADYNNFNKVADNNEQQAKE
- the terL gene encoding phage terminase large subunit — its product is MVISKEEIIKQAKLELARREFFFYCHLKAPDFYKYDRPFLVNLCNDLQEFIEGEDEVLILNLPPRHGKSRTVGLLVEWLLGKDINTKIMTGSYNETLSTMFSKNVRNTIQETKADKDKIVYNDIFPNTHIKHGDGAMNLWSLEGGYNNYLATSPGGTATGFGCSLLIIDDLIKNSEEAFNENVLDKQWDWFTQTMLSRLEEGGKNIIIMTRWASGDLAGRALEHYKEEGKKIKHIIMKALQDDGTMLCDDILSLKSYNSKIRAMGPEIASANYQQEPIDLKGRLYTNIKTYENIPTDSSGKPLFTCIRNYTDTADTGEDYLCSICYGEYNKEAYILDILYTKEPMEFTEPAVAEMLIKNSVNIADIESNNGGRGFARAIERELREKQNNRTRIDWFHQSANKNARILSNSTWVMDHIYFPKNWVDRFPEFAKAILTYQKEGKNKHDDGPDALTGVAEKMNNRNRITTFNKSSLGIR
- a CDS encoding terminase small subunit, with protein sequence MKLNARQKAFCEFYVASGNATESARKAGYSESYAVNRIHELMKSVGICGYIEELNKKVEDNRIADIKEVKEFWTEVLRNKNQKTQDRLKASEYIAKTNGAFLDKVEVKGELKTDNPFSGFTTEELKKVVFGDK
- a CDS encoding Panacea domain-containing protein — translated: MTERLRGICSLILRLNPNTSNLVLQKLLYFIQAASLRYLNQPAFRDEIEAWQYGPVVPEAYREFKYNYDNLKNSQEVAEEPLVRIIEIIINGLGSRSAYDLVNLTHSYNSWQRSWEAGPGTLITLEQIRQCHNEIANIKNGFIF
- a CDS encoding sigma factor-like helix-turn-helix DNA-binding protein, whose protein sequence is MNKKEYLKQGYKLKQEIKSLEQTLEELESNLDNVKAIQYSKDKLEGGPLQDDTNIIEKIDKIIEVENLIKDRLLELKTFQANLILEILKLKNSNEKNLLQARYVMNLTWEEISKKLNYSVMHIHRIHKKALENFETL
- a CDS encoding Trm112 family protein, whose amino-acid sequence is MMKTIKANELICPYCGAIYSEKEIDFEENKDNEMICKNCGRTYNYNVHISYSSWKKED
- a CDS encoding DUF3310 domain-containing protein, translating into MKKEDFIEITNQHIESCEKILNGEEPRCSECPFCSINSPNRDNCVEKGYANRMNGCSKDETLKKNAKEFLEMCKKLNSKETQKEEAPEEKIDNINSPKHYKLPGLNIESIDIIRVILGKYFKWFCLGNIIKYILRAEKKNGLEDYKKARKYLDWLIEREEK